The genomic DNA TACACTCAAAATAAAGCTGTCAGACAGCACTAGATAAGTTTAAATGTTGTGCATTTTCTGAGCTATGTTACGATGAAAACCATGTTTATTTAAagttttaaaggtccaatgcagccgttttctCAATATCAAATTATCTCTGGGTAACAATTATGTACCTTACCGTGATGGAAATTCTTGTTCGATGCTTAAAAAAAAATAGCTCTTATACTGAATGGCCatgatcattttcacaatttcacagtattattccaacctcagaacacagggaaatcacatttgtgactgcactgggcctttatgaACCTTTTGGAGTTAAGGGAAAAATATTTAAAACCCAGATCTCAGCCATTGAACAAACATTATAGCCTAGCATTATCAATGAATTATACATTCCAACTACCTAATTAAGATTAATATATTCTCTCAGTATACATGAATGTGATAAAACCACAATATTCTTATTAGATACATGTACAAGTATGGGTCAACGCTTTGTCTTTAAACATTTCCAGTATTGAAATTCTATAAAATACCTGTATAGAGCATGTATGGCAGGTTTTACTGGAGTTGTAACAACTCAACATGAACAGTTGGCCTGAGAAGACTGTCAAGGAGGACTAAGGGAGTGTGCTTTACTGCATATCAGGTATTTGCGTGTGCGTGAAGTTAAATGTTTAACCCATCTCTATGGGCAGTGATGTGCTTTCAAGTGTCAACATGATGTGGGTTCATGAGCATGTTCTCTCCAGACAACACCTCCCTTATCAATGTCCATGTCATAACTGGCATATAACAAACAATTTTACACAATGTATATAagtcaaatacagtgcatttggaaagcattcagacctcgtgacattttccacattttcttatgttacagccttattctaaaattgattaaatagtttttttcccatatcaatctacacacaataccccatattgacaaaacaaaaacagatttttacaaatttttgcaaatgtattaaataaattatggaaaaataacatttacataagtattcagaccctttactcagtactttgttgaagcacctttggcagcgattacagccaagagtcttcttggttatgatgctacaagcttggcacaattgtatttggggagtttctcccattcttgtatgcagatcctctcaagctctgtcaggttggatggggagcatcgctgcacagctattttcaggtctccagagatgttagatcgggttcaagtccgggctctggctgggccactcaaggacatgcagagacggtcccgaagccactcctgcgttgtcttggttgtgtgcttagggtcgttgtcctgttaaaAGGTGAACaatcgcctcagtctgaggtcctgagcgctctggaggttttcatcaaggatctatgtactttgctctgttcatctttccctcgatcctgactagtctcccagtccctgccactgaaaaacatccccacagcatgatgctgcaatgACCATCctacaccgtagggatggtgccagatttcctccagacgtgacgcttggcattcaggccaaatatttCAATCGGTttcatcagagaatcttgtttctaatggtctgagagtctttaggtaccttttggcaaactccaagtgggctgttgtgccttttactgaagagtggcttccgtctggccactctaccataaaggcctgattggtggagtgatgcagagatgggagaaccttccagaaggacaaccatctccacagaggaactctggagctttgtcaggttgaccatcgggttcttggacacctccctgaccaaggcccttctccccctgcttgctcagtttggtcaggcggccagctctaggaagagtcttggtggttccaaacttcttccatttaagaacgatggaggccactgtgttcttggggaccttcaatgctgcagaaatgtttttgtacctaCCCTGTCTCAGATctgtctcaacacaatcctgtctcggagctctaaggacaattccttcgacctcatggcttggtttttgctctgacatgcactgtcaactgtgagaccttataaagacaggtggactccaatcaagttgtagaaacatcttaaggatgatcaatggaaacacgatggaacctgagctcaatttagggtctcatagcaaagggtctgaatacttatttaaataaggtatttatgtttttttttatatacatttgcaaaaatttgaaaatctgtttgctttgtcattatggggttttgtgtgtagattgatgaggatacaTTTTCATataatccactttagaataaggctgtaacataacaaaatgtggaaaaagtcaaggggtctgaatactttccaaatgcactgcataCCGATTCAACAACCTCTTCACAAACAACTTGCTAAAAAAAAGGTGTTTTAGagaataattaagcaataagccccgggggggtgtggtatatggccaatatcccaaggctaagggctgttcttatgcgaGATGCaaagtggagtgcctggatatagcccttatattggccatataccacaaatcccCAAGGTGTCTTATTCCTATTATAAATCggttatcaacgtaattagagcagtaaaaagatatacggtctgatataccacggctgccagccaatcagcattcagggctcgaaccacccagtttataaaaggCCTTAAAGAATATAGAATAGGCCTTGTTTTAACCTTAAAGAATCTGAGCATGGAAAATAaaagcaaaaacatttatttagcaAAAAAGATTTGAAAACAGCTAAAAGAATAAAAACAAATCAATTAAGTCTTTGAACTTGTACAGACTTGAATGCAGGTGATTCTACAAGTGTCTTCTTCAGCATGAGCTCTTCTTTCTACTCTGAACATCATTTTGAACGATCACaataaaaaagtgtttttaaTTCCAAGCAAATCTTTCTCTACTCTATGCAATCTTCCTTTAAGGAAAGTCTTTATCCATTTGCGTCAGTTTTTTGTGCTCAGTAGTAAAACGGGAGACCCTCCAGTGGGCTATACCAGTGATCCAGCCTGGCTCTGAGTGGGCACCATGACGGGCACAGCACCCATACGGGCCAGGGTGGTGGAGCTGATGGGCGAGGTGAGAGGGCGTGGTACCTGGGGCTGGGCCCCCTCAGTCTTGTCGGGGTCTGTGACCATGTGGCCAGGTGGGGAATGGGATCCAGGTGGGGAATGAGGTGGGGCACCGTTAGAACTGGAGGATCTGCTGTGTCCATAGTGAGGCATGCTACTGATGCTGGGGGGTCGGCTGTGGTTGGAACTGGGGGGTTGGCTGTGCCTGTGTGGAGAGCTGCCACTGATGCGGTTCAAGCTTGGAGGTCTGCTGTGCCCATGTGGAGAGGGGGCACCGATATTGTTAGAACTTGGGGGTCGACTGTGCCCTTGGGGGGAGGGGGCACCAATGTTGTTAGAACTATTGGGTCTGCTGTACCCATGTGGAGAGGTGACACCAACATGGTTAAAACTTGGGGGTTGACTGAACCCATGGGGAGGAGTGTCAACAATGATACTAGTGCTGAGGAGCCGGGTGTGGCCAGGGGGTGGAGTCCCACTGATGTGGTTAGAACTGGGGGGTCGACTGTGCCCTTGTGGATAGGTGGCATCAATGTTGTTAGCAACACAGAGGGGTCTGGTGTGCCTGGGTGGAAGTGTGCCACTGATGTACCCTGGGAGGCCCTGCAGGGGGTTGAGCTCTCTAGGCCGAAGGCGGTAGGCGTTGAGCACAGAGCCTGTGTCAGAGGCCGGGGCAGTGGGGTAGGGGAAGTTTTTGAGCTGCTGGGGGTCTCCCGGATGGGGGCTCGTGGCTATGGATGACAGCGTGCCATTTTTGGAGATGATGTCTGAGCCTGTGCCACTCTTTGCCCAGGAAACACGCTTGGGTGCCTGGGCATCCTCCCTGTgatggatagacagacagacagccaatgAGAGAACACCAACCAAGATCATATCACATGCTACACACATCCTCCAACCATCAACCTGCAGAAATGGAATTAGAACACCTGCATTGTCCATGGTAGAGTCCTAGTAGTTGTACATCCTGTGGTGTTTATCAACTGCACCTGATTTTCCGATAACACACAGAAAAAAATCTCACTTGATATCATTGGCTATCTCCTCCTCTTCGTGGTCTCTCCTCCTCAGCATGAAGATGAGGAAGAGTATGATGGCTACCAGTCCCACGATGGAAcccagagtagcagcagcaatcgCTCCAGAATTAGAGGCTGTGGAAGAGGACACACAGTGAGGCTTCAAACAGGAAACATTAGCAGTCTGTATGTACTAATATGAGAACGTGTGTGTTACTTTGCTATACGTACAGGTGAAGACCTCCAGGTTGATAGAGCAAGTGTCAGAACCGGCAGTGTTGCTAGCTCGGCACACATATTTCCCTGACATGCTCTTAGTGAGGTTACTCAACCTGAGGGTACCTTGCCTCTCATCTGAAAGAAAAAGACAGTGTTACACACTCTTGCCTCTACAGTACATGaatatgttgatgatgtacaGTGCACAGAACGTTATACACCTTTCAAACACACTCCATCTACAGTAATGTAGACAGTTACACTAGGTAACACAaaggtagctacagtatgtatacAAACATAATTAGACCACACACTCTACCAAGTACAATACTCTCTTGGTTCCAAAGCTATAAGTATTGAGGGGTATCCTGGTCCTAGGGAGtcgcatcccactgggcacagacgtcaattcaatgtctattccacattggatCAACGTAATTTcactgaaatgacatggaaacaatgttgagtcaaccagtatgtgcccagtgggatgggcTGTTCTTTATACCAGTACAGATCCTCTTTGATGATATCACTCTTTTCTGTCCCAGGGATAAATAATGTGGTTATATGGAGAGACCTCACTAGCAAATGGTTAACCAGACAAAGAATCTCCATAATGATGAATCAGAACCTGTGGCTTTTCACAGTTGGACTTCATCAGTTTACATAATCCTAGTTGCTGTGGTCCACTTGTCATAGCTGGCATGGGGATGCTCTATTGTAAATATGTAACACTGGGGATACTAGAGAATAATAAACATATGTGGGGCAGGTCTTATCAAGCAAATCCTCTCAAAATCCGATTGGAAACGTCACAAGAGAATATTTTCATCAGATGtgtttccaaatcaaatcaaattgtatttgccacatgcgTCATAAAAAACAGGtgaagactaacagtgaaatgcttacttacgagccctttccaacaatgcagagagaaaaatagaaaaataatagaaagataataacacaaggaataaatacacaacgaTAACTACAgcaccttgcaaaagtattcatcccccttggcttttttcctattttgttacatttcaacctgcaatttcatgtaatggacatacacaaaatagtccaaataggTGAAttcaaaaaaataacttgtttcaaaaagtGATTATgttttcaccccctttgctatgaagcccctaaataagatctggtgcaaccaattaccttcagaagtcacatatttatttatataaagtccacttgtgtgcaatctaagtgtcacatgatctcagtatatatacacacctgttctgaaaggccccagagtctccaacaccactaagcaaggggcaccaccaagcaaacggcaccatgaagactaaggagctctccaaacagttcagggaaaaagttgtggagaagtacagatcagggttgggttataaaaaatatcagaaactttgaacatcccacagcgCACCAttaattccattttttttaaatggaaagaatatggcaccacaacaaacctgccaagagagggccgcccaccaaaacgtatggaccagacaaggagggcattaatcagagaggcaacacagagaccaaagataaccctgaaggagctgcaaagctccacagcggagattggagtatctgtccataggaccactttaagccgtacactctacAGAgatgggctttacagaagagtggccagaaaaaagccattgcttaaagaaaacaataagtgaacacgtttggtgttcgccaaaattGCATGTGGAAGACTCCctaaacatatggaagaatgtactctggtcagatgagactaaaattgagctttttggccatcaaggaaaacgctatgtctggtgcaaacccaacacctctcatcaccctggtgtttttcatcggcagggactgggaaactggtcagaattgaagaaatgatggatggcgctaaatacagggaaatccttgaggaaaacatgtttcagtcttccagagatttgagactgggacagaggttcaccttccagcaggacaatgaccctaagcatactgctaaagcaacaattGAGTGGTATAAAgggaaacattttaaatgtattggaatggcctagtcaaagcccagacctcaatccaattgagaatctgtggtatgactgttgtacaccagcggaacccatccaacttaaaggagctggagcagttttgccttgaagaatggggaaaaaaatcccagtggatagatgtg from Salmo trutta chromosome 26, fSalTru1.1, whole genome shotgun sequence includes the following:
- the esamb gene encoding endothelial cell-selective adhesion molecule isoform X1 translates to MAISGRVRALLSLLWVFQGDSQQVEMPRREREVVKGQMVVLQAWYSPTSDIGRNSVIWNFMANDSKQVISYSNGEPGIGSPEFRKRVGFSLSMPSSNLSIYINNTQESDSGRYLCNVIIPGAAGLSGEMRLNVKVPPSPPVCTMTGSSVLNGNVTLSCKSSSGKPIPHYKWTKNAPMSEVFFSPMQNERQGTLRLSNLTKSMSGKYVCRASNTAGSDTCSINLEVFTSSNSGAIAAATLGSIVGLVAIILFLIFMLRRRDHEEEEIANDIKEDAQAPKRVSWAKSGTGSDIISKNGTLSSIATSPHPGDPQQLKNFPYPTAPASDTGSVLNAYRLRPRELNPLQGLPGYISGTLPPRHTRPLCVANNIDATYPQGHSRPPSSNHISGTPPPGHTRLLSTSIIVDTPPHGFSQPPSFNHVGVTSPHGYSRPNSSNNIGAPSPQGHSRPPSSNNIGAPSPHGHSRPPSLNRISGSSPHRHSQPPSSNHSRPPSISSMPHYGHSRSSSSNGAPPHSPPGSHSPPGHMVTDPDKTEGAQPQVPRPLTSPISSTTLARMGAVPVMVPTQSQAGSLV
- the esamb gene encoding endothelial cell-selective adhesion molecule isoform X2, whose product is MIHLQLTISGEWPAPCDSQQVEMPRREREVVKGQMVVLQAWYSPTSDIGRNSVIWNFMANDSKQVISYSNGEPGIGSPEFRKRVGFSLSMPSSNLSIYINNTQESDSGRYLCNVIIPGAAGLSGEMRLNVKVPPSPPVCTMTGSSVLNGNVTLSCKSSSGKPIPHYKWTKNAPMSEVFFSPMQNERQGTLRLSNLTKSMSGKYVCRASNTAGSDTCSINLEVFTSSNSGAIAAATLGSIVGLVAIILFLIFMLRRRDHEEEEIANDIKEDAQAPKRVSWAKSGTGSDIISKNGTLSSIATSPHPGDPQQLKNFPYPTAPASDTGSVLNAYRLRPRELNPLQGLPGYISGTLPPRHTRPLCVANNIDATYPQGHSRPPSSNHISGTPPPGHTRLLSTSIIVDTPPHGFSQPPSFNHVGVTSPHGYSRPNSSNNIGAPSPQGHSRPPSSNNIGAPSPHGHSRPPSLNRISGSSPHRHSQPPSSNHSRPPSISSMPHYGHSRSSSSNGAPPHSPPGSHSPPGHMVTDPDKTEGAQPQVPRPLTSPISSTTLARMGAVPVMVPTQSQAGSLV
- the esamb gene encoding endothelial cell-selective adhesion molecule isoform X3, whose translation is MPRREREVVKGQMVVLQAWYSPTSDIGRNSVIWNFMANDSKQVISYSNGEPGIGSPEFRKRVGFSLSMPSSNLSIYINNTQESDSGRYLCNVIIPGAAGLSGEMRLNVKVPPSPPVCTMTGSSVLNGNVTLSCKSSSGKPIPHYKWTKNAPMSEVFFSPMQNERQGTLRLSNLTKSMSGKYVCRASNTAGSDTCSINLEVFTSSNSGAIAAATLGSIVGLVAIILFLIFMLRRRDHEEEEIANDIKEDAQAPKRVSWAKSGTGSDIISKNGTLSSIATSPHPGDPQQLKNFPYPTAPASDTGSVLNAYRLRPRELNPLQGLPGYISGTLPPRHTRPLCVANNIDATYPQGHSRPPSSNHISGTPPPGHTRLLSTSIIVDTPPHGFSQPPSFNHVGVTSPHGYSRPNSSNNIGAPSPQGHSRPPSSNNIGAPSPHGHSRPPSLNRISGSSPHRHSQPPSSNHSRPPSISSMPHYGHSRSSSSNGAPPHSPPGSHSPPGHMVTDPDKTEGAQPQVPRPLTSPISSTTLARMGAVPVMVPTQSQAGSLV